In Desulfatiglans anilini DSM 4660, the following proteins share a genomic window:
- a CDS encoding ATP-binding cassette domain-containing protein — translation MPGEPPVIRVESIEKAYGRTRALRGVSLEVRSGEIYGLIGPDGSGKSTLMKVLAGVLTFDAGEVQVFGTALDSERAAERIKGRIGLMPQGLGLNLYPELSVEENIDFFARLRLLPERELAERKDALLAMTRLKPFRGRPMKNLSGGMKQKLGLVCTLIHEPELVILDEPTTGVDPVSRRDFWAILARILRDRGITALVSTAYMDEAARFQRSSLFYGGEVLAEGATAEMTRLVPGTQVNIRPTGRPLEALSRLRRSFSQVQAIGPWFKVFVEQEAHQDAEERVLRALDGLEIEELYSLDPELEDVFIALLNRREKGLPAAEEKAPSAPSSAAGREAAGNAIEARELVRDFGAFRAVDRVSFTVAQGEVFGLLGANGAGKTTVIKMLTGILPPTAGEGLVAGADMRRAGRTIKERIGYMSQAFSLYQDLTVIENIRLYAGIYGLGRGLARERAAWILNLAGLEGREHDQAGRLPMGLRQRLALGCALVHRPRILFLDEPTSGVDPVGRRRFWDVLFKLSREDRVTILVTTHYMSEAEHCDHLALMYAGRIVADAGPAEMKQSVEAEAGKLIEVLTPKPLTAMGLLEEAGFEGVALFGNAIHLLSPDPADSETRIRGALDAGGVALQRIVTRPLSMEDVFVHRVLSLEREERRTP, via the coding sequence ATGCCCGGCGAACCACCCGTCATCCGCGTCGAGTCCATCGAAAAGGCCTACGGCAGGACCCGCGCCCTTCGTGGAGTGAGCCTCGAGGTCCGCAGCGGAGAGATCTACGGGCTGATCGGCCCGGACGGCTCCGGCAAAAGCACGCTCATGAAGGTGCTCGCCGGCGTGCTGACCTTCGATGCCGGCGAGGTCCAGGTCTTCGGGACGGCCCTTGACAGCGAGCGGGCGGCCGAGCGCATCAAGGGGCGGATCGGCTTAATGCCGCAGGGCCTGGGTCTCAACCTGTATCCCGAACTCTCGGTCGAGGAGAACATCGATTTCTTCGCCCGCCTCCGGCTGCTTCCGGAAAGAGAGCTTGCCGAACGGAAAGACGCACTCCTCGCGATGACGCGCCTGAAGCCTTTCCGCGGGCGGCCGATGAAGAACCTTTCGGGAGGCATGAAACAGAAGCTAGGGCTCGTCTGCACCCTGATCCACGAACCGGAACTGGTGATCCTCGACGAACCTACGACAGGCGTCGACCCGGTCTCGAGGCGCGACTTCTGGGCCATCCTGGCGCGCATCCTGCGCGACCGCGGCATCACGGCCCTCGTTTCGACGGCCTACATGGACGAGGCCGCCCGGTTTCAACGCAGCTCCCTTTTCTACGGAGGGGAGGTCCTGGCCGAAGGGGCAACCGCCGAAATGACCCGGCTCGTCCCCGGCACCCAGGTGAACATCCGGCCCACGGGGCGCCCCCTCGAGGCCTTGAGCCGCCTGCGCCGCTCATTTTCGCAGGTCCAGGCCATCGGGCCGTGGTTCAAGGTATTCGTCGAGCAGGAAGCGCACCAGGACGCCGAGGAAAGGGTCCTGCGGGCGTTGGATGGGCTGGAGATCGAGGAGCTTTATTCCTTGGACCCCGAATTGGAGGATGTCTTCATCGCCCTGCTCAACCGCCGGGAAAAGGGTCTGCCGGCGGCCGAGGAGAAAGCTCCGTCTGCGCCCTCCTCCGCAGCCGGCCGAGAGGCGGCCGGCAACGCCATCGAGGCCCGTGAGCTCGTCCGGGACTTCGGCGCCTTCCGGGCGGTGGACCGGGTCAGCTTCACCGTCGCCCAGGGAGAGGTCTTCGGCCTGCTCGGGGCCAACGGCGCCGGCAAGACCACCGTCATCAAGATGCTCACGGGCATCCTGCCCCCGACCGCCGGCGAGGGCCTCGTGGCCGGGGCGGACATGCGGAGGGCCGGCAGGACCATCAAGGAGCGCATCGGCTACATGTCGCAGGCCTTTTCGCTCTACCAGGACCTGACCGTCATCGAAAACATCCGGCTCTACGCAGGGATCTACGGCCTCGGCCGCGGCCTGGCCAGGGAGCGCGCCGCCTGGATCCTGAACCTGGCCGGGCTCGAAGGACGCGAGCACGACCAGGCAGGCCGGCTTCCGATGGGCCTGCGCCAGCGGCTGGCCCTCGGCTGCGCCCTGGTGCATCGGCCCCGGATCCTCTTCCTGGACGAGCCGACGAGCGGGGTGGACCCGGTCGGCCGCCGCCGCTTCTGGGACGTCCTCTTCAAACTCTCGCGCGAAGACCGGGTCACGATCCTCGTCACCACCCATTACATGAGCGAGGCGGAGCACTGCGACCACCTGGCGTTGATGTACGCAGGCCGGATCGTCGCCGATGCCGGTCCGGCCGAGATGAAGCAGTCGGTCGAGGCCGAGGCGGGCAAGCTGATCGAAGTCCTGACCCCGAAGCCTTTGACGGCCATGGGCCTGCTCGAAGAGGCCGGATTCGAGGGGGTGGCCCTTTTCGGCAACGCCATCCACCTCCTGAGCCCCGACCCGGCCGATAGCGAGACACGGATCCGGGGTGCCCTGGATGCCGGGGGCGTCGCCCTCCAGCGGATCGTGACCCGCCCGCTCAGCATGGAGGACGTCTTCGTGCACCGGGTGCTGAGCCTCGAGCGGGAGGAGCGCCGGACCCCATGA